Proteins encoded within one genomic window of Triticum aestivum cultivar Chinese Spring chromosome 2D, IWGSC CS RefSeq v2.1, whole genome shotgun sequence:
- the LOC123049873 gene encoding probable cation transporter HKT7, whose protein sequence is MHISQVLTRPHTPHTHTALRRSNMAGAHHKVGELLHHTPRSSTAAVDKAMSSPSSSYARHHIIKERVARWRRALAGRFWPRVGSLLVHVAYFLGVSWLGYLLLAQLRFRAGGDGTKRPRGIDLFFTAVSAATVSSMSTVEMEVFSNGQLLVLTVLMLVGGEVFLSLIGLASKWSKLRKQAAHKSRRVEIHHVAELEMPPAAAADIDNPTSTADDETSKSLEHVHDTRLRRDAVRSLFFVVLAILLAVHVLGAGAIVAYIVHASPAARRTLRDKALNVWTFAVFTTVSTFSSCGYMPTNENMIVFKQDTGLQLLLVPQALVGNTLFPPLLAACVRTAAAATRRVELRETVKQGGELTGYYHLLPARRCAMLAATVVGFLAVQVAMLCGMEWGGALRGMSPWEKVSNAVFLAVNSRHTGESTLDLSTLAPAILVLFVLMMYLPPYTTWLPFGESSSVKDHPREETQGVRLLKSTLLSQLSYLAIFVIAICVTEREKLKEDPLNFNLLSIVVEVVSAYGNVGFSMGYSCSRQISPDGMCTDRWTGFAGRWSDSGKLILILVMLFGRMKKFSMKAGKSWKLS, encoded by the exons ATGCACATCTCCCAAGTCCTAACAcgtccacacacaccacacacacacacagcactaCGACGATCGAACATGGCCGGAGCTCATCATAAGGTCGGCGAGCTGTTGCACCACACGCCGCGGAGCTCGACGGCCGCGGTCGACAAGGCAATGTCCTCGCCCTCCAGTTCATACGCGCGGCACCACATCATCAAGGAGCgcgtggcgcggtggcggcgcGCGCTCGCCGGGCGGTTCTGGCCGCGTGTCGGCTCGCTGCTCGTCCACGTCGCCTACTTCCTCGGCGTCTCCTGGCTCGGGTACCTCCTCCTCGCGCAGCTCAGGTTCCGCGCCGGCGGCGACGGGACGAAGCGGCCCCGCGGCATCGACCTGTTCTTCACCGCCGTCTCGGCCGCGACGGTGTCCAGCATGTCCACCGTCGAGATGGAGGTGTTCTCCAACGGGCAGCTCCTCGTCCTGACCGTGCTCATGCTCGTCGGCGGTGAGGTGTTTTTATCCCTCATAGGCCTCGCGTCCAAGTGGTCCAAGCTGAGGAAGCAGGCTGCACACAAATCCCGGCGCGTGGAGATCCACCACGTCGCCGAGCTTGAgatgccgccagccgccgccgctgacATCGATAACCCAACGTCTACCGCCGATGATGAGACGAGCAAGTCGCTGGAGCACGTACATGACACGAGGCTGCGGCGCGACGCGGTGCGGTCGCTGTTCTTCGTCGTCCTCGCCATCCTCCTGGCGGTGCACGTCCTCGGTGCCGGCGCCATCGTGGCGTACATCGTGCAcgcgtcgccggcggcgaggcggacgCTGCGGGACAAGGCTCTGAACGTGTGGACCTTCGCCGTGTTCACGACGGTGTCCACGTTCTCGAGCTGCGGGTACATGCCGACGAACGAGAACATGATCGTCTTCAAGCAGGACACCGGGCTGCAGCTGCTGCTCGTGCCGCAGGCGCTGGTCGGGAACACGCTGTTCCCGCCGCTGCTAGCCGCGTGCgtgcgcaccgccgccgccgcgaccaGGCGCGTGGAGCTCAGGGAGACGGTGAAACAGGGCGGGGAGCTGACAGGGTACTACCACCTGCTCCCGGCGCGGCGGTGCGCGATGCTGGCGGCGACGGTGGTGGGCTTCCTCGCCGTGCAGGTGGCTATGCTGTGCGGCATGGAGTGGGGCGGCGCGCTGCGCGGGATGAGCCCGTGGGAGAAGGTGTCGAACGCGGTGTTCCTGGCGGTGAACTCCCGGCACaccggcgagtcgaccctcgaccTCTCCACCCTCGCGCCGGCCATCCTCGTGCTCTTCGTGCTCATGAT GTATCTGCCTCCATACACGACATGGCTTCCATTTGGAGAGAGCTCCAGCGTGAAGGACCATCCCAGGGAGGAGACCCAGGGGGTGAGGCTGCTCAAGAGCACGCTTCTGTCACAACTCTCATACCTCGCCATCTTTGTCATCGCCATCTGCGTCACCGAGAGGGAAAAGCTCAAGGAGGACCCCCTCAACTTCAACTTGCTCAGCATCGTCGTCGAAGTCGTCAG CGCTTATGGAAACGTGGGATTCTCCATGGGCTACAGCTGCAGTAGGCAGATCAGCCCGGACGGGATGTGCACTGACAGGTGGACCGGCTTTGCTGGGAGGTGGAGCGATTCCGGCAAACTCATCCTCATTCTTGTCATGCTCTTCGGGAGGATGAAAAAGTTCAGCATGAAAGCGGGCAAATCCTGGAAGCTTAGTTAG